The following coding sequences lie in one Polluticoccus soli genomic window:
- the ytxJ gene encoding bacillithiol system redox-active protein YtxJ, which produces MKWAQLTTEEQLDAIKNESAEKPVVIFKHSTRCSISTMAKSRLERAEAPEDVTFYYLDLIQFRPVSNKIAEVFDVHHESPQVLVIKNGECVYDESHNGISMDEIVEQVKAA; this is translated from the coding sequence ATGAAATGGGCACAGCTTACAACCGAAGAACAATTGGACGCTATTAAAAACGAAAGCGCGGAAAAGCCGGTAGTCATCTTTAAACACAGCACCCGCTGTTCTATCAGCACCATGGCCAAATCGAGGCTGGAACGCGCTGAAGCGCCTGAGGATGTGACCTTTTATTACCTCGACCTGATCCAGTTCCGCCCGGTATCTAACAAGATCGCTGAGGTGTTTGACGTGCACCACGAATCTCCACAGGTGCTGGTGATCAAAAATGGCGAATGCGTATATGATGAGAGCCACAACGGCATCAGCATGGACGAGATCGTAGAGCAGGTTAAAGCTGCCTAG
- a CDS encoding MATE family efflux transporter — protein sequence MKVSVSNKDIIRLALPISLALLIPQINFLTNTAFLGRLGETELGVNGIAGIFYLTLAMIGYGLSNGMQVQMARRAGEGDNEGLAKTMTNGVMLAALLSLVLMVMSMWLAPLIFGLSLRSNENVFLSVNFIYIRVWGLPFLMITQLFNAFYISIHKSKYLIYDSIASTIMNVVLDYLLIFGKGGFPEMGLQGAAVASVIAEMFGCMVMFGLFYFNRLGREFPVMNYLNFDSQLSQRTLKVSSPLIVQFLFSIGGWQVFFIFIEHLGERELAASQILRSVFGIVSIGTWAFAATCNSMVSNLIGQGKQSRVIPLIKKVVKLSFIYVVIISILLLVFSDAFLSLYRDDPALVAFAKPSLRVIVTATLIMAISTVVFNGVVGTGNTVVNLLIEIICVGSYLVYCSIVIEQLRMPLHWAWGSEFVYWTSLLVTCLIYLRSGRWKGKKI from the coding sequence GTGAAAGTATCGGTTTCCAATAAAGACATCATCCGGCTGGCATTGCCCATTTCGCTGGCGCTGCTCATACCACAGATCAACTTTCTTACTAATACAGCCTTCCTGGGCCGTTTGGGAGAAACTGAGCTGGGGGTGAACGGTATTGCCGGCATCTTCTACCTCACCCTGGCGATGATCGGGTATGGGCTGAGTAACGGTATGCAGGTGCAGATGGCGCGCAGGGCGGGCGAGGGCGACAACGAAGGATTGGCCAAAACAATGACCAATGGCGTGATGCTGGCTGCCTTGCTGTCGCTGGTGCTGATGGTCATGTCGATGTGGCTGGCGCCGCTGATATTCGGGCTGAGCCTGCGTAGTAATGAGAATGTGTTCCTTAGCGTCAACTTTATATATATACGCGTCTGGGGCTTGCCCTTCCTCATGATCACGCAACTGTTCAACGCCTTTTATATATCCATCCACAAGTCCAAGTACCTGATATACGACTCCATAGCCAGCACTATCATGAACGTGGTGCTCGACTACCTGCTGATCTTTGGTAAAGGCGGTTTCCCGGAAATGGGGCTGCAGGGTGCTGCGGTGGCATCGGTCATAGCTGAGATGTTTGGCTGCATGGTGATGTTTGGACTGTTCTATTTCAACAGGCTGGGGCGAGAGTTCCCGGTCATGAATTACCTTAATTTCGATAGCCAGCTGTCGCAGCGCACGCTGAAGGTGTCATCGCCGCTTATCGTCCAGTTCCTGTTCAGTATTGGCGGATGGCAGGTGTTCTTCATCTTCATAGAGCACCTGGGCGAGCGGGAGCTGGCGGCGTCGCAGATATTGAGGAGCGTCTTCGGTATCGTGAGCATTGGTACATGGGCCTTTGCCGCTACCTGTAACAGTATGGTGAGCAACCTGATAGGTCAGGGCAAGCAGAGCCGGGTGATACCGCTGATAAAGAAAGTGGTGAAGCTCAGCTTCATTTACGTGGTCATCATATCCATCCTGCTGCTGGTGTTCTCCGATGCCTTCCTATCGCTGTACCGCGACGACCCGGCACTGGTGGCTTTTGCCAAGCCTAGCCTGAGGGTGATCGTTACCGCTACGCTCATTATGGCCATATCCACAGTGGTGTTCAATGGAGTGGTGGGCACGGGCAATACGGTGGTCAATCTCCTTATTGAGATCATCTGCGTAGGCAGCTACCTGGTATACTGCTCTATTGTAATAGAACAGTTGCGCATGCCACTGCACTGGGCATGGGGCTCAGAGTTCGTGTACTGGACCTCGTTGCTGGTGACCTGCCTGATCTACCTGCGCTCAGGTAGGTGGAAAGGCAAGAAGATATAG
- the fabD gene encoding ACP S-malonyltransferase, whose amino-acid sequence MKHAYIFPGQGSQFPGMGKELYENNTLAREYFEQANEILGFRITDIMFNGTEADLKQTKVTQPAVFLHSVILFETTPDLKPDMVAGHSLGEFSSLVANRVLSFQDGLKLVAKRAAAMQRACEINPSTMAAVLGLDDAKVEEICKEFTTEVVVPANYNCPGQLVISGSIEGINQACIRMKEAGAKRALVLPVGGAFHSPLMEPAKEELQDAIAATHFYNPTCPVYQNVDAQPYIDPNIIKQNLINQLTAPVRWTQTVQHMVANGATHFTEIGPGAVLQGLVKKISKESETKGIN is encoded by the coding sequence ATGAAGCACGCATATATATTCCCCGGACAGGGTTCCCAGTTTCCGGGCATGGGTAAAGAGCTGTACGAGAACAACACGCTGGCTCGCGAGTACTTTGAGCAGGCCAACGAGATCCTCGGTTTCCGCATTACCGATATCATGTTCAACGGTACAGAGGCAGACCTGAAACAAACCAAGGTGACGCAACCTGCGGTTTTCCTGCATTCTGTGATCCTGTTTGAAACCACCCCCGATCTGAAGCCTGACATGGTTGCGGGCCACTCGCTGGGTGAGTTCTCGTCACTGGTTGCCAACCGCGTACTGTCTTTCCAGGACGGCCTGAAGCTGGTGGCCAAACGTGCTGCTGCTATGCAACGCGCCTGCGAGATCAACCCTTCAACCATGGCTGCCGTTCTCGGACTGGATGATGCCAAGGTAGAAGAGATCTGCAAGGAGTTTACTACCGAAGTAGTAGTGCCTGCCAACTACAACTGCCCCGGCCAGCTGGTGATCAGCGGTAGTATCGAGGGTATCAACCAGGCTTGCATCCGCATGAAAGAAGCCGGCGCTAAACGTGCACTGGTACTGCCTGTAGGTGGCGCTTTCCACTCGCCGCTGATGGAGCCTGCTAAAGAAGAACTGCAGGACGCTATTGCCGCTACTCATTTCTACAATCCTACTTGCCCTGTTTACCAGAACGTAGACGCACAACCGTATATCGATCCGAACATCATCAAACAAAACCTCATCAACCAGCTCACTGCTCCTGTGCGTTGGACACAGACTGTACAGCACATGGTTGCTAATGGTGCTACTCACTTTACCGAGATCGGTCCGGGTGCTGTACTGCAAGGCCTGGTAAAGAAGATCTCGAAAGAATCTGAGACTAAGGGTATTAACTAA